Below is a window of Zygosaccharomyces rouxii strain CBS732 chromosome C complete sequence DNA.
CTGAAAAGACCGGTAAGCGTCAAGTTTTAATCAGACCTTCTTCCAAGGTTATCATCAAGTTTTTGCAAGTTGTTCAAAGACACGGTTACATTGGTGAATTCGAATACATCGATGATCACAGATCTGGTAAGATTGTTATCCAATTGAACGGTAGATTGAACAAGTGTGGTGTTATCTCTCCACGTTTCAACGTCAAGATTGGTgacattgaaaaatggacTGAAAACTTGTTGCCAGCTAGACAATTCGGTTACGTCATTTTGACTACTTCCGCTGGTATCATGGACCATGAGGAAGCTAGAAGAAAGCACGTCTCTGGTAAAATCTTGGGTTTCGTCTACTAAGCTACGTACGTACCTTTGTATTTTAATTTAATATATTAAACTCTACGAATGTTCGACTTCAACTAGCAATTTATTATATTGGTTTGCTTAGGCAGATTTAACCTGTACATAGTTAAACATTTTGcatacatatatatgtatatgtatCGCATTTCAATCAAACTATTCCCAAAACATCAATTTATTATTAGGCATTGGCGGTAAACGTTAGTTCACACAGGTTAATATTATAAAATGTACAGAATGCATACATACAAATCACAATCTTCTACCTCTTCTACCACCCTTCTTTCTGGTGGAGTCAGATGGAACTGGAGTCACATCTTCAATACGGCCAATTCTCAAACCAGATCTAGCCAAAGCTCTCAAAGCAGCTTGACCACCTGGACCTGGAGTCTTGGTCTTAGTACCACCGGTAGCTCTGATTTTAACGTGAACAGCGGTGATACCAACTTCCTTACATCTGACAGCGACATCTTGAGCAGCCAACATAGCAGCGTATGGAGTAGATTCATCTCTGTCGGCCTTAACCTTCATACCACCGGTAACTCTGCAGACGGTTTCTTGACCAGACAAATCAGTGACATGGACGAAAGTATCGTTGAAAGATGCAAAGATTCTCGCAACACCAAAAACTTGGGAAGCGTCACGGGCTTGAACAACACTGTCTgtttaaaaaaattgatcgTTAGTAACTCATGTCGTTTATTAGAAGTAGCCCGTCTAGTAATTCAAAAGACGCTCGCATTGGGCTCATTAATTAATCATTTGATGATCTTTTAATAATAAAACCCAAGAGAACAAACTTCAGAATAACCAAACGGTTTTAAACAGGATACCACCCCTTACGTACCTTTAGCCATTCTGAACTCTTCTCGACTTGATCCCCTTTGGACTCTAGCTATTGAGAAATGAATGCGAGATGACGTTAAGATCGTTGAAATTCTGGTATAGTTGGAGAATTGTCAAGGACCCTCCCGCGTTGTTGCGTCGGTCTTCCAGAATCGACATCCAAAGATGAtgcttttttttcgtttcGAGAAAGGAAACTATTTTAGAAAAAACTTTCTTGCAAGAATCTCGGAGGTGTACGGGTTTATATTGACATCCGTACATCGCGCATAAAATAACAGTCACTTGAAATTCTATGGCTATAGTTTACCTCACTGGCGAATGAGAGTATTGGTCAAGAAAGTATTTGGTCGATACAAGACTACAAATATTATGGGTGAGGTTACATATCCAAGATTACTTGCCTATCGATGGAGATTGAATTAAATATACCAATTGTCTGACTCTTtttaccaattggaaagtcTATAATCAAGACGTCCCAAGTTCGTTAGAGCCCCTCTTGTTCTCGAACTGAGTTGTAGAGTGGAAACTGCTTAGGAAGTCGCAGTTGATGGTCAGAAGACCTTCAGTTGTAACAGAACAATTCCACTACAATAATACTCGTCCTTAGAATTAAGTACGGTTTCTTTAAAAAGAACTTGACGTTAAAAAGTAGTTAgtattttctttgaaagcCCTTTTAATACGCTTGACGAGATCATCGATGGTAAACATTACCCGCCCccagaagaaatcaaagacTATCGTACACAGCATTCGATAAGTTGAGGACCTCAATAGGAAGAGTGCATATACTAAGGATTACTTAGGTGCCGTCGATATGCAATTGGTCTTCCTAGCAACTCTGCTATGTGGTATTCTTTCAACGGTATCTGCTTTTACCGTTAGAGGTCGTTTCGACGCTAATGTACTTAATATTACGGGAGTTACTTGGTCAAAGACATTCTTTAAATTGTATCAGGTGGGTAATTATTCAGGTGTACCATATCATGCAAAAGCACAATTGAAGAACGAGCATGGTGATTTTGAGTTCCAGAATGTACCTGTAAATCCAGGTTCTAATGCAACAACTTATTTCGTACTATATTCCGgttcaattgattttaatttaaAACCTAATAGAATATTAGTCGAATTAATTAAtaaggatgatgatgtggAATCCGTGGAAATTAATGCCTATAGAAATATATTTGGTAAAGAGTACTTCCCTTCACCAGATATTGTACAtccagaagaattagagCCAATAGAAACTGATCCCTTTATTCCTATTACTTTAGTGCAAATGGCGCCTATAAGAGCTTATTATGAGGAGAGAAATACTGGGATGCTACAAGGTGGACCTCTAGCGACACTTTTAGATGCTAGATGGAAGCAAGCTGGTTGGATTACTTTAATAATATTGATGGTATTACCAGTAGTATTAGAAAAATTAGATCCAGAAACTGCAAAGGCTgtgaatgaagaaaaattaagaAAACAGAGGGAAATGTATCAAATTAAGCAAGAATAGGTTAATCTgtagatatatatatatgctCTTAAGCTTTACCTTTATCAAGTTTTTCAAGTAATATCATGGAATTTTTTAACGTTTTGGAACCAATGCTTAACTTAACCGAGCTATTTAAGATAATGGACATTACACTTTTAAAAGGTTTAGATAATGAAATATAGTTCAtgaaatattggaaaatacCCGCCGAGGTACAAGAGCGTAACCgtattattatcaatattGTCACTTTAACTTGTTGATTATCCACGTGATCTGTATATACGTAACCCTAGGGTTAGATATACGCCCCCGATTCCTCATGCTCATCAAACGAGGATCCCTTTGAAGTAAAGATCAATGACACTGAATCCAATAGACGCTACAGCTAGAAGCTGACTAGCAACGATTGCATGATCCATTTAAATGcagattggaaaatggCTGACGAGATGGAAGCTCTGGTGAATTTGCTCGGCAGTGTTTTGTTGCTTAACGAATCGGATCAAGAATCCAACGCCAATGTTAACGACCATATTTCAGATATTCTACTTAACTATGAATCTCCAAAAAATGATGGAGGAATTGACAGTGAAAGCGGTCGAACTTGTGAATTAGACAGCTATGTGGATTCTGAATTGAGCAGCAGGTTTGAGCTGTCTAACACGGATGatactttccaattggagGCTATTGATCAATGGGAAGAATTGTTCAGTGACCATTGGAATTCCGTCTATTATGCTGTTAGTTTGCAGCTAATAATTTCCCTAGCCAATATATCCCTtttgaataaaatgaaGTTGTCCAAAATAAAGAATCTTAAAGtgaaaatattggaaaGGCTGAAATTGGGGGGAAAACAAGATATTGACCCGCTTGTGAAAAATAGACTTGACGAATTATGTTACCAAATTTTATCTGTCGATTGTGAACCCACAGATTTGTTAAAACTTTATTCACATTTTAACCAAAATAGCAATTATGACATCCTAAACTCCCTGGCGGCTCAGATGTCAGATCCGTTAGCCCAAAACTACTTGCAACTTGAAAAtaattacaaaatttcaagaccTGCACCAAAAAGTCTACGATGTTCACTACAGTTTTTCCTCGAGTTCAACAACGTAACCTCCAATAGAATATCCacaattggtgaaaatatCTATCTAGAGATTAAGGAGGGCCAATTTTGCATCTcaaatgatgaatttattATAGcactttttgaagaattcgaGTTTGAACCGGCTATCCTCTATTCATTAGCATTAACCATCAATGATAACGAAGTTTCACTTTACGTCGACGGTAATTATATCAGCACAATAACCCTATTGGAAGGTTCCATAACCACTGTAGACCGCATTGACCTGGGGTCATTGATATGCTCCTTTAAGCTTTTCCGTTTCACCATTTATGATGACGTTCTAACAGGACAATCACTCAAGATTTTATTTGCATTAGGATCccattttaaaaattcctTTGACAGAGATTTAAGCATACATGGATTAGAATCTGCGTTAGATGATGCATTTTTAGAAAAGTTGAGTAAATCTATATCCCCCTCAGGTGTGACCGTTGAAAGTCTTTCTAGACAGACGCAACAGCTGCATAAGCAACACGTTTTGATCGACTTGGATCCATCTAATGAATATACCATATGTACATCAGAGGGCCCAGAAAATTCAGTGCAAATAAGGACAATTGGAATCGAAGATCCAGCAGAGGACTTAGGCATGGGGAGATGTTATTACTATAAAGGCGCCAATTTAATTTCCATCTTCACTTCAATAAATTGTTTTCGATTTATTTTCTGCTCATTGGAAGATTGCCAAGATATGGATCAattgtacaattttttatcacATCTAATGATATTATTACGGAGTGGTTTTTTACGACATTGGTTTAAAAAGGAGTTTGGGTTTCCGCTGTTATCTCACATCTTAATCATGAAGGTGATTAAAAAATTAGACAAATCACTACCAATccaatttttaaatttgttTCAAGAGTATTGCGGGTgggatttttccaatatttcaaattctctGATCGGAGATGAAATAGCCTATCAAAGCCTGGTGCTTAATTTTGACCTTTGGTATCATGATTCTTCTAAGGATGAGGAGAGTCGGGCAGGTGTTGAAATTATTAggtttttgtttttccaaatttccAGTCTGTTAGGATCTTCAAATTACCGACAGTTCAATTCACAAAAGTTGGTTAGCTTAAATGTATTAGAGAAGTTGTGttattttcaacattttttcTCAGAAAAGCATGGATATCCAAACGTTTTCGAAGAATTAAAACCAGACTTGACCAACGTTTACTTAGTATTACTCAAGGATAACTTAAAGAAGTCCAGTGTTCAATGGTTACTCCAATTTTCTCACTTCGAGGCAAAAAGTGgctattttcaaaatacaGAAGTAGCTATGAATGCTGTCGATCAGTTATTCACTGAATGCCTGAGTGTGAACGACACAAAGGCAGCCCAAGTATTTATGGAATCAGTCTCGCCTAAATTTCTTTTAATGGTTTTAGGTGAAATTGTTTCAAACAAAGGAAACCCTCGTCTTTGTCTgaatattcttttcaagtTACTGCTGTTTAGTTCGGCGGTTTTTAGGAATTTTACTAAAAGCAATGGGATGGATCTTCTATTTGACATTCTCAAAGATACTGATATGTCATTCTATGAAAATGTGATCTGTTTGTTATATGCATATTCGTTGGGTAGCTATAATACCATCTCATCCCTCACttcctttgaagattttcAGGACAACAATTTTGTCTTAGAAATGAAAGTGGTCATGAGAGATCCTTTTTATCTCGCTGTCGAGCTTTTGGAATGGGCTACTATAAACGATATCAGGATGCATAATCCTGCTGCTTTGGACACTTTGATTACAAAATTCCTTTACCGGTTGTCTTTGTTGCTGAAAAATCCTCAGAATTATGCTGTATTCGACCCTCGAGTGTGTATACTGTTCGTGAAGTTGAATAGTTTGTTCATCACCTTAACCAAACCacaaaattcttcaatttacGGAAATTCTTCGAAGCTTATCACAGATATTATTTCAAGCAATCTGTTGCATGCCATTTTGACCTTAAATACGAGTGATTTCGAGAAATACTTGGAAGCTATAACCCATTCTACCGGTAGTGAGCTTGATAAATCAGCTAGTGAACTCGAACTGAGCGCCAATGTTTTCGAAATGGCctttttgaacaatttctttgtGGCAATCTTTCGGAAATTGAATGACTTAAAGTTTCCATTCGAATCACAACTAGTGAAAAATCCTTTCATggtttcaaatattttgctTTATTTTAACAGGTTTAAGCATCATATATTAATCGTTAAATTCAATACGAGAttttatttggaaattttagaaaGTGCTGTTAACATTGTGGACGTATTACTCAGGAATGGGCtcaatcaatttgaaaatgtttcCAAATTTGCCGCCATCAATTTGATTACTTACAGTGTCATACCTTTGCTATATCCCGTTTTCAATGGAGAATCTTCATGGGATGCTGCTTGCCTGGTAAAATTCTGTAAACTTCTACAAGATCACAATGATGCACTTTTTGGTAAGGGTCATGGATATTGTGAGAAAGAACTGGTCAAATTcatattatcatttttgCTCTCCCAATTGATGGATGATGATCATGTGAATACAGTTGGGAATTGCTTGAGAACTATCATATCACATAATTGGAAGGACTTACCAGCGATAGCGGGCTCACTTGGCGTAGAGGATGGTCCAGAATTAAATTCTATACTTATGGATATAGCCCTTAATGAGTCGAAGCTCCTAAAAGTGGTACGAGAAAATAATTTATTTGGTGACTCTCAGAGAGATCAAGCAATCGATTATGCATTAAGAAGGATCAATCTCGGTCAGGGCATCAATATAATATCCGAAGAAGgcttgaaagaaaaaatccTACACTGTAGGTTATTCCAAATGGACAGTAACTACACCCAGAGGGAGAAAAGACATCGCTTATTTTCAGAGGATAATGTTGCACTCGATAAAAGAGTGAGAATCATTTATCGAAAGTTCTACACCAATTTTGTGACCGATATGGAGCAAGATACTGTTGTCCACAATAATGAACTATTTTTCCTGACATTTCAACATATTCACACCCTCGCACTTCAACAGGACACAGGTGATGCATGTATTTGGGAACTTGATTCTGTTGAGGATTTTAATAGaatgagaagaagaatgcTTCCTTCCCCGCGAGAGCTGAACGACGAGCAGTTTTCTAATTCGAATGAGGAAGACTCTAAGAAGGGAGAAGTAAAGCCTAGACCCAGACAATTTAGGACCAATAGTGTGCTGTCTTATGACATTATATCAGAATTAGAAACCCTCGAAATGTTCACCAATGATATGAAAGATGAGAATAGAAAGGTTTTAAAAGTTCTCAGGGGAAAAGATTCG
It encodes the following:
- the RPS22A gene encoding 40S ribosomal protein uS8 (highly similar to uniprot|Q3E7Y3 Saccharomyces cerevisiae YLR367W RPS22B and highly similar to uniprot|P0C0W1 Saccharomyces cerevisiae YJL190C RPS22A Proteins component of the small (40S) ribosomal subunit), which gives rise to MTRTSVLADALNAINNAEKTGKRQVLIRPSSKVIIKFLQVVQRHGYIGEFEYIDDHRSGKIVIQLNGRLNKCGVISPRFNVKIGDIEKWTENLLPARQFGYVILTTSAGIMDHEEARRKHVSGKILGFVY
- a CDS encoding 40S ribosomal protein uS11 (highly similar to uniprot|P06367 Saccharomyces cerevisiae YCR031C RPS14A ribosomal protein 59 (rp59) of the small (40S) ribosomal subunit), with product MAKDSVVQARDASQVFGVARIFASFNDTFVHVTDLSGQETVCRVTGGMKVKADRDESTPYAAMLAAQDVAVRCKEVGITAVHVKIRATGGTKTKTPGPGGQAALRALARSGLRIGRIEDVTPVPSDSTRKKGGRRGRRL
- the SOP4 gene encoding Sop4p (similar to uniprot|P39543 Saccharomyces cerevisiae YJL192C SOP4 suppressor of pma1-7), whose product is MQLVFLATLLCGILSTVSAFTVRGRFDANVLNITGVTWSKTFFKLYQVGNYSGVPYHAKAQLKNEHGDFEFQNVPVNPGSNATTYFVLYSGSIDFNLKPNRILVELINKDDDVESVEINAYRNIFGKEYFPSPDIVHPEELEPIETDPFIPITLVQMAPIRAYYEERNTGMLQGGPLATLLDARWKQAGWITLIILMVLPVVLEKLDPETAKAVNEEKLRKQREMYQIKQE
- the BPH1 gene encoding Bph1p (similar to uniprot|P25356 Saccharomyces cerevisiae YCR032W BPH1), with amino-acid sequence MIHLNADWKMADEMEALVNLLGSVLLLNESDQESNANVNDHISDILLNYESPKNDGGIDSESGRTCELDSYVDSELSSRFELSNTDDTFQLEAIDQWEELFSDHWNSVYYAVSLQLIISLANISLLNKMKLSKIKNLKVKILERLKLGGKQDIDPLVKNRLDELCYQILSVDCEPTDLLKLYSHFNQNSNYDILNSLAAQMSDPLAQNYLQLENNYKISRPAPKSLRCSLQFFLEFNNVTSNRISTIGENIYLEIKEGQFCISNDEFIIALFEEFEFEPAILYSLALTINDNEVSLYVDGNYISTITLLEGSITTVDRIDLGSLICSFKLFRFTIYDDVLTGQSLKILFALGSHFKNSFDRDLSIHGLESALDDAFLEKLSKSISPSGVTVESLSRQTQQLHKQHVLIDLDPSNEYTICTSEGPENSVQIRTIGIEDPAEDLGMGRCYYYKGANLISIFTSINCFRFIFCSLEDCQDMDQLYNFLSHLMILLRSGFLRHWFKKEFGFPLLSHILIMKVIKKLDKSLPIQFLNLFQEYCGWDFSNISNSLIGDEIAYQSLVLNFDLWYHDSSKDEESRAGVEIIRFLFFQISSLLGSSNYRQFNSQKLVSLNVLEKLCYFQHFFSEKHGYPNVFEELKPDLTNVYLVLLKDNLKKSSVQWLLQFSHFEAKSGYFQNTEVAMNAVDQLFTECLSVNDTKAAQVFMESVSPKFLLMVLGEIVSNKGNPRLCLNILFKLLLFSSAVFRNFTKSNGMDLLFDILKDTDMSFYENVICLLYAYSLGSYNTISSLTSFEDFQDNNFVLEMKVVMRDPFYLAVELLEWATINDIRMHNPAALDTLITKFLYRLSLLLKNPQNYAVFDPRVCILFVKLNSLFITLTKPQNSSIYGNSSKLITDIISSNLLHAILTLNTSDFEKYLEAITHSTGSELDKSASELELSANVFEMAFLNNFFVAIFRKLNDLKFPFESQLVKNPFMVSNILLYFNRFKHHILIVKFNTRFYLEILESAVNIVDVLLRNGLNQFENVSKFAAINLITYSVIPLLYPVFNGESSWDAACLVKFCKLLQDHNDALFGKGHGYCEKELVKFILSFLLSQLMDDDHVNTVGNCLRTIISHNWKDLPAIAGSLGVEDGPELNSILMDIALNESKLLKVVRENNLFGDSQRDQAIDYALRRINLGQGINIISEEGLKEKILHCRLFQMDSNYTQREKRHRLFSEDNVALDKRVRIIYRKFYTNFVTDMEQDTVVHNNELFFLTFQHIHTLALQQDTGDACIWELDSVEDFNRMRRRMLPSPRELNDEQFSNSNEEDSKKGEVKPRPRQFRTNSVLSYDIISELETLEMFTNDMKDENRKVLKVLRGKDSIKTVWNCSLVIGLDVREGILIVAQFNVYFISNYYFVNNENKVIKLSEVPESRRDPNINLITGSNNRNNQQNYNHEVHLWLLSDLIFVTKRPFLLRDVAIELLFENGTNCFVSFDSKRYRDAAYSSFEKLPKNKNIDPVLLNILRELNTRSSSIGTKNGISKASLKSKVFKALSSGPRLVDGSEATSQWQKGEISNFYYLIILNTLAGRTFNDLTQYPVFPWVISDYSSEELDLSDPSVYRNLSKPMGAQSKKRELQFIERYEALEALNDENALPFHYGTHYSSAMIVSSYLIRLKPFVNSFLLLQDGNFGHADRLFNSIDRAWSSAAVENTTDVRELTPEFFFLPELFLNMNNYEFGKSQNGNEVNNVVLPPWAKGDPKAFIWKNREALESPYVSEHLHEWIDLIFGFKQRGENAISSVNVFNNLSYPGAVNLDSINDEMERRAVTGIIHNFGQTPLQIFQEPHPPKQCSGVHRINEIIWSNMPERPNSIYPATVRMSTNTGIRYIYWQANPDGSLYWGGYPFLDVMLKISGSFLPVKLVSPCSLQIGSKAYDFIHQSRVTTFTFWRQNEFITGDESGLIKVWNYSNAHSGGKLSLWGTLHGHLAGLKDMRLYPDYNTLISVDELGVVYMWDLIKYRLIRRFSSEGVEIAISQNHGNVAVHTKPHELCIYSFNGLFYTNLTIDSNKCITRLEFLDFSGIDLGLKRHAYWQEKEVLVVGFLDGSLEVYELVLGKSSQWSLKLLKLLKTGENLRITCIKTQLRLHPFDNGGKLPHDVPKLEIMAGDESGNLFVWR